A stretch of the Phycisphaerae bacterium genome encodes the following:
- a CDS encoding HAD family hydrolase: protein MAEQKIKAVLFDIGETLLNFGKVDVAALFKEGGKLAHNFLEKLGQPTGSVRMFLLKHLIIIHAFNVWSNIVKRDFDSFEVLKKIEQKKGVKLTPQQWQDFAWCWYEPLSKLAQIESDIKQTLDKLKQAGIKLGILSNTFLNAVTLEKHLAQLEILDFFPVRIYSYQFKFRKPDGRIFLEGAKRMQTEPENILFVGDRLDTDAAGALGVNMLAVIKKTYLNTTQQIPENVIKIERLAELPGIVEKINSHSH from the coding sequence TTGGCAGAACAAAAAATCAAAGCAGTACTATTCGATATCGGCGAAACCCTGCTAAATTTCGGGAAAGTCGATGTCGCAGCTCTCTTTAAAGAGGGCGGGAAGCTCGCACACAACTTCCTCGAAAAACTGGGCCAGCCAACAGGCTCAGTCCGAATGTTCCTCCTAAAACATCTGATAATAATCCACGCCTTTAATGTATGGTCAAATATCGTAAAAAGAGATTTCGATTCATTCGAAGTCCTAAAAAAAATCGAACAGAAAAAAGGAGTCAAACTAACGCCGCAGCAATGGCAGGACTTCGCATGGTGCTGGTACGAACCATTAAGCAAACTGGCACAAATCGAATCCGATATAAAACAAACACTGGATAAACTAAAACAAGCGGGAATAAAACTCGGTATACTTTCAAATACATTTTTAAACGCCGTAACACTCGAAAAACACCTGGCACAACTGGAAATACTGGATTTCTTCCCAGTCAGAATCTACTCCTACCAATTCAAATTCAGAAAACCAGACGGCAGAATCTTTCTCGAAGGAGCAAAAAGAATGCAAACCGAGCCGGAAAATATACTCTTCGTCGGCGATAGACTCGATACAGACGCTGCCGGCGCATTAGGAGTAAATATGCTCGCCGTGATAAAAAAAACCTATCTAAATACAACACAACAAATACCCGAAAATGTAATAAAAATCGAACGATTGGCAGAACTGCCGGGGATAGTGGAAAAAATTAACAGCCATAGCCACTAA
- a CDS encoding IS4 family transposase, whose protein sequence is MKNNVLIKLFEKAGLTLEKINILSVQTGFIKRCRQIKAVEFLVYMITEAIRGCVSCNDLAAVIEAKTGTTASRQAYHQKMNRVCLLFFEAIAAIIMNSKASASVHSKFRRFKRILVQDSTVIKLPSRLMDVFSGVRNAHIKVCNARIQSVFDLLCGSFTQWSIDTYSKNDQAAASELMIKVDDLILRDRGYFIVAEFGRIIKAGADFISRYRHKTTLCDPQTGQEINLLRLLDTQRTVDQRVLIGKDSKIEVRLIAMEVSQETAGRRRQKAKEEWKGHNPGQEILFLMGWTIFITSLTNSEITVDDFVELYGLRWKIETIFKTWKSHMSFDKIHIVSEIQLRLILISRFIAIMLFYEKIYSPLLQRVCRESKKIVSLMKLMRYISRNFKAIPHLLNAVSGSVKCLRSIERYCTYDTRKRLNFIEKEIGILTVIEVTTLLT, encoded by the coding sequence ATGAAAAATAATGTGCTTATCAAACTGTTTGAAAAAGCCGGACTAACTCTTGAAAAAATTAACATACTCTCCGTTCAGACAGGTTTCATAAAGCGTTGTCGACAAATAAAAGCCGTGGAGTTTTTAGTGTATATGATTACCGAAGCAATTCGCGGATGTGTAAGCTGCAATGATTTAGCTGCCGTTATTGAAGCCAAAACCGGTACAACTGCCAGCCGTCAGGCATATCACCAAAAAATGAATCGCGTCTGTCTGCTGTTTTTTGAGGCGATAGCGGCAATTATAATGAACTCCAAAGCATCCGCTTCGGTTCATTCAAAATTCAGACGCTTCAAACGAATTCTTGTCCAGGATAGTACGGTAATTAAACTGCCTTCCAGATTAATGGATGTTTTTTCAGGTGTGAGAAATGCACATATAAAGGTTTGCAATGCCAGAATACAGTCTGTTTTCGATTTGCTCTGCGGCTCTTTTACGCAATGGTCAATAGATACCTACAGCAAAAACGATCAGGCCGCCGCTTCTGAACTCATGATAAAAGTTGATGATTTAATTCTGCGAGACAGGGGCTATTTTATAGTCGCTGAATTTGGACGAATTATCAAGGCCGGAGCAGATTTTATCAGTCGCTACAGACATAAAACAACTCTCTGTGATCCGCAAACCGGTCAGGAGATTAATTTATTAAGACTGCTCGATACGCAAAGAACAGTAGATCAGAGAGTGTTGATTGGAAAAGACAGCAAAATAGAGGTACGCCTGATTGCGATGGAAGTCTCGCAGGAAACTGCCGGCCGCAGAAGGCAAAAGGCCAAAGAAGAATGGAAAGGGCATAATCCTGGTCAGGAGATTTTGTTCCTGATGGGCTGGACGATTTTCATAACAAGTCTGACTAATAGTGAAATTACCGTTGACGATTTTGTGGAATTGTATGGCCTTCGCTGGAAAATCGAAACAATTTTTAAAACATGGAAGAGTCATATGAGTTTCGACAAAATACACATTGTCAGCGAGATTCAACTACGGCTGATACTTATCTCCCGGTTCATAGCAATCATGCTATTCTATGAAAAAATCTATAGCCCGTTGCTGCAAAGGGTTTGTCGGGAAAGCAAAAAAATAGTCAGCTTGATGAAACTGATGCGTTATATCAGCAGGAATTTTAAGGCAATACCCCACTTGCTTAACGCTGTCAGTGGTTCGGTAAAATGTTTAAGGAGCATAGAGCGATATTGCACATATGACACACGAAAACGACTGAATTTTATAGAAAAAGAGATCGGAATTCTGACAGTAATTGAAGTAACAACACTCTTAACTTGA
- a CDS encoding site-2 protease family protein yields MAFILSLSFHEAAHAFVAAKLGDKTAFHHGLVTLDPLAHMRREPIGMIVLPIISYLFNGWMIGWASTPFDPDWARRHPKREIMMALAGPAANLLLVLLAAVIIRIGILAGWFSPPDSTSFSHVTDAVDTGWTNGLSVMVSILFTLNLVLFVFNLLPVPPLDGSSLVPLFLSDENAYKYKEFIRTPTNSIIGLIIVWQVFGYIFSPIQLFAINLLYPGIHYGF; encoded by the coding sequence TTGGCATTTATATTATCATTGAGTTTTCACGAAGCTGCCCACGCGTTTGTCGCGGCCAAACTCGGCGACAAAACCGCCTTTCACCACGGCCTTGTAACTCTCGACCCCTTGGCCCACATGCGGAGGGAGCCGATTGGAATGATTGTGCTTCCGATTATTTCGTATCTTTTTAATGGCTGGATGATTGGCTGGGCAAGCACGCCTTTCGACCCGGATTGGGCTCGGCGTCATCCGAAACGTGAGATAATGATGGCACTGGCCGGTCCTGCCGCGAATCTGCTTCTTGTTCTGCTCGCCGCCGTAATCATTCGTATTGGCATTTTGGCGGGCTGGTTTTCTCCGCCTGACAGCACCTCGTTTTCGCACGTAACAGATGCCGTCGATACCGGCTGGACAAACGGCCTGTCTGTTATGGTAAGTATACTTTTCACATTGAATCTCGTATTATTTGTTTTCAATCTTTTGCCTGTCCCGCCGTTGGATGGCAGCTCTCTCGTCCCGCTTTTTTTGAGCGATGAGAATGCTTACAAATACAAAGAGTTTATTCGCACCCCGACAAATTCGATTATTGGCCTTATTATTGTTTGGCAGGTGTTCGGCTATATATTTTCACCAATCCAGCTTTTCGCCATTAATCTTCTCTACCCCGGCATTCACTACGGCTTTTAA
- a CDS encoding ATP-binding protein, translating to MRLTLKTKFLLYVSTLIVCAMSITTLVTYTNSRKAIHRVIAKQLTQLVVSTATSIDLWMNDRKTDFINWGQLAIYKTALEDSIFSGTAREDSNLRLKEMKRNCPYYESLNLANINGQIVCSSSEKVIGKIDVRNQLFFNESLQKSIYISSIMKSPETQRDVFVISAPIEQDNAVTGVIYGIIDMDVFNNLFIMPINVCKTGYAYLIDSDGFVIVYSNKECAAGENIKSYDFGKKIMQTRSGSLAYSRQEIEKIVFFEELKNSGWLLAAGAETREIFAPVKDLCINNVAITLLFIAIAIVSVTAIYKCTILTPINCLIKGISKFGDGEFDTKIELKTRDEFSSLADSFNKMAEDIQKTTTSIDNLNREIDERKKAEEEMIKLNQNLQEANQEMKNFVYIASHDLREPLRKITSFGAMLEKSLKNNLSGDDSENLKFMVDGAQRLNKMIEGLLVYSRVSSKTQPPQLIDLNEIMKQLQQIELSEVLRESQVILEIPQSLPFVEADPAQMRQLIQNLIANGIKYQKKDNRPHITITSKPAANGMVRIEVTDNGIGIKPEYQSAIFVMFKRLHTRSEYEGTGIGLAVCKKIAERHGGQIGVESGPDKGSTFWFTVPMANCNCPASISCLT from the coding sequence ATGAGACTGACTTTAAAGACTAAATTTTTACTTTATGTTTCTACGCTAATCGTTTGTGCGATGAGTATAACTACGTTAGTTACTTACACAAACTCAAGGAAAGCCATTCATCGTGTAATCGCAAAGCAGTTGACCCAGCTTGTCGTTTCCACGGCTACTTCCATTGACTTATGGATGAACGACAGGAAAACGGATTTTATTAATTGGGGGCAACTGGCCATTTATAAAACTGCACTTGAGGATTCAATTTTCAGCGGGACAGCACGAGAAGATTCAAATTTAAGACTTAAGGAAATGAAACGAAATTGTCCATATTACGAGAGTCTTAACCTGGCAAATATCAATGGTCAAATCGTATGCTCTTCGAGTGAAAAGGTTATCGGGAAAATCGACGTTCGCAATCAATTGTTTTTCAATGAGTCGCTTCAGAAAAGCATATATATTTCATCTATAATGAAAAGTCCGGAAACGCAAAGAGATGTTTTTGTAATCTCGGCTCCGATTGAGCAGGATAATGCCGTAACGGGCGTAATCTACGGCATTATAGATATGGACGTATTCAATAATTTATTTATTATGCCAATAAACGTATGCAAAACAGGATACGCATATTTAATTGATTCGGATGGTTTTGTAATCGTATATTCGAACAAGGAGTGCGCTGCGGGTGAAAATATTAAATCTTATGACTTCGGCAAAAAAATAATGCAGACACGATCCGGTTCCCTGGCGTACAGCCGGCAGGAAATTGAAAAAATTGTATTTTTCGAAGAACTTAAAAATTCAGGATGGCTGCTTGCGGCCGGGGCGGAGACAAGAGAAATATTCGCTCCTGTAAAGGACCTGTGTATTAATAATGTCGCAATTACCCTGCTCTTTATCGCTATCGCGATTGTTTCAGTAACCGCTATATACAAATGTACGATTCTTACGCCTATAAACTGTTTGATAAAAGGCATTTCAAAATTCGGGGACGGTGAATTCGACACTAAAATCGAGTTAAAAACCCGTGATGAATTTTCAAGTCTGGCCGACTCTTTTAACAAGATGGCCGAAGACATTCAAAAAACTACCACTTCAATTGACAATCTCAACAGGGAAATCGACGAACGCAAAAAAGCAGAGGAAGAAATGATAAAGCTAAATCAAAATCTCCAGGAGGCGAATCAGGAGATGAAGAACTTCGTATATATAGCGTCGCATGATTTGCGCGAACCTTTGCGAAAAATCACTTCTTTCGGAGCAATGCTCGAAAAATCACTTAAAAATAATCTTTCCGGCGATGATTCTGAAAACCTTAAATTTATGGTCGATGGCGCCCAGCGTCTGAACAAAATGATTGAGGGACTGCTTGTTTATTCGAGAGTAAGTTCGAAAACACAACCTCCGCAACTTATCGATCTTAATGAGATTATGAAACAACTGCAGCAAATAGAACTTTCGGAAGTATTGCGGGAAAGTCAGGTAATTTTAGAAATACCGCAGTCTCTTCCGTTTGTAGAAGCCGACCCCGCTCAAATGCGACAACTGATACAGAACCTTATCGCAAACGGCATAAAGTATCAGAAGAAAGATAACAGGCCTCATATTACAATAACATCAAAACCCGCCGCTAACGGCATGGTAAGGATAGAGGTGACTGATAACGGCATCGGCATTAAACCTGAATACCAGAGCGCCATATTTGTGATGTTTAAGCGTCTGCATACGAGAAGCGAATACGAAGGCACTGGTATCGGTCTTGCGGTTTGCAAGAAGATAGCTGAACGACATGGCGGGCAGATAGGAGTTGAATCCGGGCCAGACAAAGGTTCAACATTTTGGTTCACGGTGCCAATGGCAAACTGTAATTGCCCGGCGTCTATTTCCTGTTTGACCTGA
- the thrC gene encoding threonine synthase translates to MAENKKAIQKCINPACGAEFSCRESFFKCPQCGDLLDIQYDWNKIKVPAKLSDFARRWSSRNERLDFSGVWRFRELLDFCDDKFRVSIGEGQTLLQQNDMLAEFIGMKKGSLHLQYEGLNPSGSFKDNGMTAAFSHAKMVDAKSCACASTGNTSAAVALYAHHCGMKCTVFIGSGRIAFGKLSQAMDYDAKTIQIVGDFDDCMKQVQAVCIELKLYLLNSLNPFRLEGQKTIMYRILEGLGWNVPDWIVVPGGNLGNSSAFGKAFSELKQLGLINKVPRLAIINATGADTLTELVNKRKLKWNGGKIDNKIISDFYAELTAKKFSPHTCASAIEISRPVNLKKCLRAIDVCNGIVLAVSDEAITDAKALIGKYGLGCEPASAATIAGLQVLLAEKTIKPDETVACVLTGHCLKDPNITVNYHKEKGGKYSNPPVECPNDLQQIIKLMS, encoded by the coding sequence ATGGCGGAAAATAAAAAAGCAATTCAGAAATGTATAAACCCGGCCTGCGGAGCGGAATTTTCGTGCAGGGAATCATTCTTTAAATGCCCGCAGTGCGGGGATTTGCTCGATATTCAGTACGACTGGAACAAAATCAAGGTGCCGGCGAAGCTGTCTGATTTCGCAAGGCGATGGTCGAGTCGAAACGAAAGACTCGATTTTTCCGGAGTATGGCGGTTCAGGGAACTGCTGGATTTCTGCGACGATAAATTCAGGGTAAGCATCGGCGAAGGACAAACGCTATTACAGCAGAACGATATGCTGGCAGAATTTATCGGGATGAAGAAAGGAAGTCTTCATCTTCAATACGAAGGACTTAATCCGTCCGGTTCGTTCAAAGATAACGGTATGACGGCGGCGTTCAGTCACGCGAAAATGGTTGACGCGAAATCGTGCGCGTGCGCTTCGACGGGAAACACAAGCGCGGCGGTGGCGCTTTACGCGCATCACTGCGGAATGAAATGCACCGTGTTCATCGGGTCGGGCCGAATCGCATTCGGGAAACTGAGCCAGGCGATGGATTACGACGCAAAGACGATTCAGATAGTCGGCGATTTCGACGATTGTATGAAACAGGTGCAGGCGGTCTGTATCGAATTGAAATTATATCTTCTCAATTCTCTTAATCCGTTCCGGCTCGAAGGACAGAAAACGATAATGTACCGCATCCTCGAAGGACTGGGGTGGAATGTGCCGGACTGGATTGTCGTGCCGGGAGGAAACCTGGGAAACTCAAGCGCATTCGGAAAAGCGTTCAGCGAACTTAAACAACTCGGCCTTATAAACAAAGTGCCGAGACTGGCGATTATCAACGCGACGGGAGCGGATACGCTGACCGAGCTTGTGAATAAAAGAAAACTGAAATGGAACGGCGGCAAAATCGATAATAAAATTATCAGCGATTTTTACGCGGAGCTTACGGCGAAAAAGTTTTCGCCTCATACGTGCGCATCGGCGATAGAGATTTCACGGCCTGTTAATCTGAAAAAATGCCTGCGGGCGATTGACGTCTGCAATGGAATCGTGCTGGCGGTAAGCGACGAGGCGATAACGGACGCAAAGGCGCTGATAGGGAAATACGGACTCGGCTGCGAGCCGGCATCTGCGGCAACGATAGCGGGTTTGCAGGTTCTGCTTGCCGAAAAGACAATCAAGCCGGACGAAACGGTCGCGTGCGTGCTGACGGGACATTGTCTTAAAGACCCTAATATAACCGTAAATTATCATAAAGAAAAAGGCGGCAAATACAGCAACCCACCCGTGGAATGTCCAAACGATTTGCAGCAGATAATAAAACTGATGAGTTAG
- a CDS encoding glycosyltransferase family 39 protein yields MDNKKIKGIVLFAVIAVSALTAFWGLGGRAIGNHEAYVGVTARNMISSGNWIVPMFNGEARLNKTPLSYWLVATAGKTAGRVNDFIVRLPSAVLAVVCAIAIFYFVSDWLGFRTGILSALVWSTSLCYMRYSHTGRPEMALAVFVTIAMLSFYSAIKTQERRKQIYFILIFWISFAFAMLAKGPAPLPLIIPAIFIYFLIFKRWKLIPKLLPIAGVILFLLIVMPWPAAVLMKEPASLEIWKNEFLGRAAGEYAAGSKPFYYYFGVMFLFFLPFSAFIPFAITAPFYKIWEERRDAIIYLWLWFFAGVAVMSFCGGKRQHYILPMMPAMAAMTGIILDDMLFVHKSYNKKFAKIFLAVYLVLVAIGIGVWLPAKPGINQDNEDDGNYVIRDFAMRAGVETAGKGVIAYCKVNPSFIYYFSRNVPVVGDINEIYDRYCGGDGIIATGEKFERLKKDGRFRLDITGIDDGRGLFVNK; encoded by the coding sequence ATGGATAATAAAAAAATAAAAGGGATTGTTCTTTTCGCTGTTATTGCTGTTTCCGCATTAACAGCTTTCTGGGGACTGGGCGGCAGAGCTATCGGCAATCATGAGGCATACGTCGGGGTTACGGCAAGGAATATGATTTCCAGCGGCAACTGGATTGTGCCGATGTTTAACGGCGAGGCGAGATTGAATAAAACACCGCTGTCATACTGGCTTGTCGCGACGGCGGGAAAAACAGCGGGCCGGGTAAATGATTTCATAGTTCGTCTGCCGAGCGCGGTACTGGCGGTTGTTTGTGCGATTGCGATTTTTTATTTTGTTTCAGATTGGCTGGGGTTTCGCACGGGAATACTTTCGGCTCTTGTATGGTCTACATCGCTTTGCTATATGAGATACAGTCATACGGGCAGGCCGGAGATGGCACTGGCGGTTTTTGTCACAATCGCAATGCTTAGTTTTTATTCGGCGATAAAAACGCAGGAACGCAGAAAGCAAATTTACTTCATATTAATTTTCTGGATAAGTTTCGCGTTTGCGATGCTGGCGAAGGGTCCCGCCCCGCTGCCATTGATAATTCCGGCGATATTCATATATTTTCTGATTTTCAAACGATGGAAACTCATCCCGAAATTACTGCCCATCGCGGGCGTGATTTTGTTTCTGCTGATAGTAATGCCCTGGCCTGCGGCGGTTTTGATGAAAGAGCCTGCGTCGCTGGAAATCTGGAAAAATGAATTTCTTGGCAGAGCGGCAGGCGAATACGCGGCGGGTTCGAAACCGTTTTATTATTATTTCGGGGTGATGTTTTTGTTTTTTCTGCCGTTTTCGGCGTTCATACCGTTTGCGATTACCGCGCCGTTTTACAAAATATGGGAAGAAAGACGCGATGCGATTATTTACCTGTGGCTCTGGTTCTTCGCGGGCGTTGCGGTGATGAGCTTTTGCGGCGGAAAACGGCAGCATTATATTCTGCCGATGATGCCTGCAATGGCGGCGATGACGGGAATTATTCTCGACGATATGCTATTCGTACATAAATCCTATAACAAAAAATTCGCTAAAATTTTTCTGGCGGTATATCTGGTCCTTGTAGCTATCGGAATCGGCGTATGGCTGCCAGCCAAACCGGGAATAAATCAGGACAATGAAGATGATGGAAATTATGTAATTCGGGATTTTGCGATGCGTGCCGGTGTAGAAACCGCCGGCAAGGGGGTAATTGCTTATTGCAAAGTCAATCCATCATTTATATACTATTTCAGCCGCAATGTACCTGTTGTCGGCGATATAAACGAAATTTATGACCGCTACTGCGGCGGCGATGGAATTATCGCTACAGGAGAAAAATTCGAGCGGTTGAAAAAAGACGGTCGGTTTCGGCTCGATATTACGGGCATAGATGACGGCCGAGGATTGTTTGTAAATAAATAA
- a CDS encoding TlpA disulfide reductase family protein — translation MIKKLLVKKALLTILISFIVISGCKKSTPQETEEPKKAAETKTSAVSKSLGEIIARRTSWNPILENYYGKQMPDFKVTDIAGKVHNLADYKGKNVMIVMWATWCQPCLQEVPHIKAMRDIMDSNSLAILAISSEPVETVKAMAKSKDMNYTVISYQGNLPEPFGNIKGIPTTFYINRDGTLKLVTEGLSYLGEMKSIITAE, via the coding sequence ATGATAAAAAAATTATTAGTTAAAAAAGCATTGCTGACAATTTTGATAAGTTTTATTGTTATAAGCGGCTGTAAAAAAAGCACTCCGCAGGAGACAGAGGAGCCGAAAAAGGCGGCTGAAACCAAAACTTCCGCTGTGTCGAAATCTCTCGGTGAAATTATCGCCAGGAGAACAAGCTGGAATCCGATATTGGAAAATTATTACGGCAAACAAATGCCTGACTTCAAGGTAACCGATATAGCCGGCAAAGTACACAACCTTGCTGATTATAAAGGCAAAAACGTTATGATTGTTATGTGGGCAACTTGGTGCCAGCCCTGTCTGCAGGAGGTTCCGCATATTAAAGCGATGCGTGATATAATGGATAGTAACAGTCTTGCGATACTGGCAATTTCCAGCGAACCGGTAGAAACTGTCAAGGCAATGGCCAAGAGCAAAGATATGAATTATACAGTCATTTCATATCAGGGAAATCTGCCCGAGCCTTTCGGTAATATTAAAGGCATTCCCACGACGTTTTATATAAACCGGGACGGTACGCTGAAACTTGTTACCGAAGGCCTTTCGTATCTTGGCGAAATGAAATCAATAATTACTGCCGAATAG
- a CDS encoding 2-oxo acid dehydrogenase subunit E2: MSETDTKRIPLTRIQKLIGQRMLESKRTQPCFYMTATADVGKITEMRRPMSKRLGIRISMNDFIIRAMAMAIEKYPMMTGIFRDDHIEMTGTANIGLAVAAPKGLVVPVIKNAEAKSLTDIAAASGELIEKAKNNKLNLDDLSGACITLTALGMFGIDSFLAIPSPGQCSILSIGKITERPVVCENNIEIKKIMEFGLAADNRIVSEDYAAQFLIEIINLVANPDNPRYIERK; this comes from the coding sequence ATGTCCGAGACGGACACAAAACGCATACCGCTGACGAGGATACAAAAACTCATCGGCCAGCGTATGCTCGAATCCAAACGAACACAGCCGTGTTTCTATATGACGGCAACGGCAGATGTCGGCAAAATCACTGAGATGCGCAGGCCGATGAGCAAACGGCTCGGCATAAGAATTTCAATGAATGATTTTATCATCCGCGCAATGGCGATGGCGATAGAAAAATATCCGATGATGACTGGTATTTTCAGGGACGACCATATCGAAATGACCGGGACGGCAAATATAGGTCTTGCGGTAGCCGCTCCGAAAGGACTGGTTGTGCCTGTAATAAAAAACGCAGAAGCGAAGAGCCTGACGGATATCGCGGCGGCAAGCGGCGAACTTATTGAAAAGGCAAAAAACAACAAATTAAATCTTGATGACCTTTCGGGCGCATGCATAACATTAACGGCACTGGGGATGTTCGGAATAGATTCATTCCTGGCGATACCGTCGCCGGGGCAGTGCAGCATTCTTTCCATCGGAAAAATAACAGAACGGCCCGTTGTATGCGAAAATAATATAGAAATAAAAAAGATTATGGAGTTCGGACTTGCGGCGGACAACAGAATCGTCAGCGAAGATTACGCCGCGCAATTCCTGATAGAAATAATAAATCTTGTTGCAAATCCGGATAATCCGCGATATATCGAAAGAA